The Achromobacter spanius genome includes the window GGTCGTCATGGATGGGTGCCCCGCCGAACTGGCACTGAGCAGCTTGTCGATGAACACGTGGCGACAGTGGGGTCCGCGCATGAACGCGGCGGACCCGGCCTGCGCCTATACCGAATGCGGCACCCTGTGGGTCGCCGCCAATGGCAAAGACATGGCAGAAGCCGAACGCAAGCAGGCACGGCTGCGCCAGCACGGGGTCGCCGCCACGCTGCTTGACGCCCAGCAACTGGCCGATGCCGAACCCTTCTTGCGCCCCGGCCTGGCCGGCGCCCTGCACGTCCCCGGCGACGGCCTGGTGTATGCCCCCAACGCGGCCCGTTGGCTACTGGCGCATGCGCCACCGGGCGTGTCATTCGAGGCCGCGCACGTCGGCAAGATCGACGGCCAAGGCGTCGTGCTGGCCGATGGCTCGCGCCGCAATGCCGGAGCCGTCGTGCTGGCGGCGGGCATGTCGGCCACCCGCCTTTGCGACGACCTGCCGCTCACCCCCAAGAAAGGCCATCTGGCCATCACGGACCGCTACCCGACGGGCATCCGCCATCAACTGGTCGAGCTTGGCTACATGGCCAGCACCCAACAGCGCGACGGCGCCGCCGTCGCATTCAATGTGCAGCCCCGGCCCACCGGGCAACTGCTGATCGGCTCGTCCCGCCAAATCGGGCAAGCCGATTCCGACATTGATCCCGTGTTGCTGTCTCGCATGCTCAAGCGGGCCATCGACTTCCTGCCGGGCCTGTCGGGCATGAACCTCATCCGCACCTGGACCGGCATCCGCGCCGCCACGCCCGACGGTTTGCCCTTGATCGGTCCGCACCCTGCCCGCCCCGGGCTTTGGCTGGCGTTGGGACATGAGGGGCTTGGCGTCACCACCGCGCCTGCCACCGCCGCCTTGCTGACCGCCCTGATAACGAACGCAACGCCGCCGCTGGCGGCCGCGCCCTTTGCTCCGTCCCGCTCATTTGCCGAGGTAGCGCCATGACGTTTCCGCGAAACTCCGCGCGCCTGCGCATCCAGGTCGACGGTCAGCCGATGCGCGTGGCAACCGGCAGCAGCGTCGCCGCCGCTCTGGCCAGCAGGTCGCCCGGCAACTCGCGCATATCCGTATCCGGAGAAAGGCGCGCGGCATTCTGCGGCATGGGCGTCTGCCATGAATGCCGGGTCCTTGTCGACGGCCACCTGCGCCTGGCTTGCCAGACGCCTTGCCGGGAAGGCATGCGGGTGGATACGGTATTGGAACACGCCGCCCCCGTCTGCAACGCCCCAGCGCAAGACGTTGAACATCCGGCCTGCGACCTGCTCATCATCGGCGCCGGACCCGCGGGCATGTCCGCCGCGCTGGCGGCCGCGCCCAGTGGACGCGCCATCGTGCTGGTCGACGACAACGCCG containing:
- a CDS encoding NAD(P)/FAD-dependent oxidoreductase, producing MPHPSRDVLIVGAGIIGAACAHHLAGAGLSVHVVDARLKGATQAGMGHLVVMDGCPAELALSSLSMNTWRQWGPRMNAADPACAYTECGTLWVAANGKDMAEAERKQARLRQHGVAATLLDAQQLADAEPFLRPGLAGALHVPGDGLVYAPNAARWLLAHAPPGVSFEAAHVGKIDGQGVVLADGSRRNAGAVVLAAGMSATRLCDDLPLTPKKGHLAITDRYPTGIRHQLVELGYMASTQQRDGAAVAFNVQPRPTGQLLIGSSRQIGQADSDIDPVLLSRMLKRAIDFLPGLSGMNLIRTWTGIRAATPDGLPLIGPHPARPGLWLALGHEGLGVTTAPATAALLTALITNATPPLAAAPFAPSRSFAEVAP